In a genomic window of Maricaulis maris MCS10:
- a CDS encoding cold-shock protein — protein MLELEGRVKWYDPARGYGFIDASDGEGDILLHASCLRRFGQGPALPNAKIVCKAVQGDKGRQAVELVEMTGGDNEAEARPRRFHPYAVVNAPFSDAVVKWFDALRGYGFVTCDNVEGDVFLHAATLRRAGFEDIQPGDRIEVRCVEGPKGALAAEIKVAGQA, from the coding sequence ATGCTTGAGCTCGAAGGCCGGGTAAAGTGGTACGATCCAGCTCGGGGCTACGGGTTCATTGATGCAAGCGACGGCGAGGGGGACATTCTCCTTCATGCGAGTTGCCTGCGACGGTTCGGACAGGGTCCGGCCCTTCCCAATGCAAAAATTGTCTGCAAGGCGGTCCAGGGAGACAAGGGACGCCAGGCGGTGGAGCTGGTCGAAATGACTGGCGGTGACAATGAGGCCGAGGCACGGCCGCGTCGCTTCCACCCCTATGCGGTCGTCAACGCGCCGTTCAGCGATGCCGTTGTGAAATGGTTTGACGCCCTGCGCGGATATGGTTTCGTCACGTGCGACAATGTCGAAGGCGATGTCTTCCTGCATGCGGCAACCCTGCGCCGCGCCGGGTTCGAGGACATCCAACCGGGTGACCGGATCGAGGTCCGGTGCGTCGAGGGGCCCAAGGGGGCGCTGGCCGCCGAAATCAAGGTCGCCGGCCAGGCATGA
- a CDS encoding cysteine synthase A, which produces MSHAASVIDLIGNTPLLRLQAASKATGCEILGKAEFLNPGGSIKDRAALGIIRAAEASGALRPGGTIVEGTAGNTGIGLALVGAALGYRVVIVFPRTQSREKKDAIRLLGAELIEVDAVPYANPNHYARYSGTLAAELNQSEPYGAIWANQFDNVANRDFHAATTAQEIWEQTDGRLAGFICSVGSGGTLGGVSNGLKAKRASVQIGLADPGGAALYGFYNDGVLKAEGNSITEGIGQSRITANLDGIAVDRAYRISDDEALPLIFDLVQQEGLCLGGSSGVNIAGAMRLARDLGPGHTIVTILCDHGARYQSKLYNPDFLREKGLPVPAWLN; this is translated from the coding sequence GTGTCCCACGCTGCCAGCGTCATTGATCTGATCGGCAATACGCCCCTCCTCCGCCTCCAGGCAGCCTCCAAGGCGACCGGGTGCGAAATCCTGGGCAAGGCCGAATTCCTCAACCCGGGCGGATCAATCAAGGATCGCGCGGCGCTGGGTATCATACGGGCGGCGGAAGCCAGCGGCGCGCTGCGGCCAGGCGGCACGATCGTGGAGGGCACTGCCGGCAATACCGGCATCGGCCTCGCCTTGGTCGGTGCGGCCCTGGGCTATCGGGTCGTGATCGTCTTTCCGCGCACCCAGTCGCGCGAGAAAAAGGACGCGATCCGCCTGCTGGGGGCCGAATTGATCGAGGTCGATGCGGTGCCCTACGCCAATCCCAATCACTATGCGCGCTATTCGGGCACGCTGGCGGCCGAGCTCAACCAAAGCGAACCCTATGGTGCGATCTGGGCCAACCAGTTCGACAATGTCGCCAATCGCGATTTCCACGCGGCCACGACAGCGCAGGAAATCTGGGAGCAGACCGATGGCAGGCTGGCCGGCTTCATCTGTTCAGTCGGTTCGGGCGGAACACTGGGCGGTGTGTCGAACGGTCTGAAAGCGAAGCGCGCATCGGTCCAGATCGGCCTGGCCGATCCGGGGGGTGCAGCCCTGTACGGGTTTTACAATGACGGCGTCCTGAAAGCCGAAGGCAATTCGATCACCGAAGGTATCGGGCAGAGCCGGATCACCGCCAATCTCGACGGCATTGCGGTTGATCGCGCTTACCGGATCAGTGATGACGAGGCCCTGCCCCTCATTTTCGATCTGGTGCAGCAGGAAGGGCTTTGTCTCGGCGGCTCGTCCGGCGTCAATATCGCGGGCGCCATGCGTCTGGCGCGGGATCTCGGGCCGGGCCACACCATAGTCACCATTCTTTGCGACCACGGCGCGCGCTACCAGTCCAAGCTCTACAATCCGGACTTCCTCCGGGAAAAGGGCCTGCCCGTTCCGGCCTGGTTGAACTGA
- a CDS encoding DUF192 domain-containing protein, with amino-acid sequence MRTLIFSSLLALGVAAAAMAQEPSSQSDIDPTAQDAMIDFGGPEEVVILTTDGTRHVIQAEIATTPAQKQRGLMWRETVEPGTGMLFQYSPPESASMWMRNTLVDLDLVFIDSNGSVVKIIAFAQSESLRSLGSDATVAGVLELGAGQAIALGLRPGDTVRHAIFGNETTPATVADDEAAAEEAPADAQ; translated from the coding sequence ATGCGAACCCTGATCTTTTCCAGCCTTTTGGCTCTCGGTGTTGCTGCGGCCGCAATGGCGCAGGAACCCTCCTCACAATCCGATATTGATCCGACGGCGCAGGACGCCATGATCGATTTTGGCGGGCCCGAAGAGGTCGTCATCCTGACGACCGATGGCACCCGGCACGTTATCCAGGCCGAGATCGCAACCACCCCGGCCCAAAAGCAACGCGGGTTGATGTGGCGCGAAACTGTCGAGCCGGGCACAGGCATGCTGTTCCAGTATTCGCCACCCGAATCGGCCTCGATGTGGATGCGCAATACGCTGGTTGATCTGGATCTTGTTTTCATCGATTCCAACGGGTCCGTCGTCAAGATCATCGCCTTTGCCCAATCGGAGTCGCTGCGTTCGTTGGGATCTGACGCGACGGTTGCCGGTGTGCTCGAGCTGGGCGCCGGTCAGGCCATCGCATTGGGACTGCGTCCCGGCGATACGGTCCGGCACGCGATTTTCGGTAATGAAACAACGCCGGCTACGGTTGCTGACGATGAAGCTGCTGCAGAGGAAGCGCCGGCGGACGCTCAGTAG
- a CDS encoding DUF3089 domain-containing protein, with product MLANPITIARWMIVTGIAGLLVIAALASWFLRDQIYQTFQDPGEPFQTYAPPDGVDYAQADAWYAAHEFADPDEPAVFFIHPTTYSGGSNWNADLGKESANRAVTEVALPNYAAPFARSGALFAPRYRQAALYAFMNNREDSVQARLFAYQDIERAFAQFLIETGDARPIILAGVGQGGFHALGLLLNQIAEAPDLHNRLVAAYVIDSPVPLDLFAGPLAPIPPCETAEDVRCVHAYSHARPDEADRIRILTERTMSWRPNGDLSFVEGRGLLCVNPVLGARTSEYASARQHRGGVAAEGLPLDTTPAPIPGQTGAQCADGVLFIEEPRHRDLQRPHRLAEDFREPPFNLFYEDLRLDVAQRTFALTSILQEERRWAPPLGPVEEIEEAPVVPIPDRRDF from the coding sequence ATGCTCGCAAATCCGATCACGATCGCGCGCTGGATGATCGTCACCGGGATTGCCGGATTGCTGGTCATCGCCGCTCTGGCCAGCTGGTTCCTGCGAGACCAGATTTACCAGACCTTCCAGGATCCGGGCGAACCTTTCCAGACTTATGCGCCACCCGACGGCGTTGATTACGCGCAGGCGGATGCTTGGTACGCCGCCCACGAATTCGCTGACCCGGATGAACCGGCCGTCTTTTTTATCCACCCAACAACCTATTCGGGTGGGTCGAACTGGAATGCGGACCTGGGCAAGGAAAGCGCCAACCGGGCCGTGACCGAAGTCGCGCTGCCCAATTACGCCGCGCCTTTCGCCCGTTCCGGCGCGCTGTTTGCGCCGCGCTATCGCCAGGCCGCGCTCTATGCCTTCATGAATAATCGCGAAGACAGTGTTCAGGCCCGCCTCTTCGCCTATCAGGATATCGAACGGGCCTTTGCCCAATTCCTGATCGAGACCGGCGATGCCCGCCCCATCATCCTCGCCGGCGTGGGCCAGGGCGGCTTTCACGCGCTCGGCCTGTTGCTCAACCAGATCGCCGAGGCCCCGGATCTTCATAACCGGCTGGTTGCCGCCTATGTCATCGACTCGCCGGTCCCGCTCGATCTGTTCGCCGGCCCTCTGGCCCCGATTCCTCCTTGTGAGACCGCGGAAGATGTCCGCTGTGTGCATGCCTATTCCCATGCCCGACCCGACGAGGCCGACCGGATCCGCATTCTCACTGAACGCACAATGAGTTGGCGCCCGAATGGCGATCTGTCCTTTGTCGAAGGTCGGGGGCTGCTTTGCGTCAATCCGGTGCTGGGCGCGCGAACCAGCGAATACGCCTCGGCCCGCCAGCATCGCGGCGGCGTGGCGGCGGAAGGCCTGCCCCTGGACACCACCCCGGCCCCCATTCCCGGCCAGACCGGCGCCCAATGCGCTGACGGGGTGTTGTTTATTGAAGAGCCACGCCATCGCGACCTGCAACGCCCGCACCGTCTCGCCGAGGATTTCCGCGAGCCGCCTTTCAACCTGTTTTACGAGGACCTGCGCCTGGATGTGGCCCAGCGCACTTTCGCGCTGACCAGCATATTGCAGGAGGAGCGTCGCTGGGCGCCGCCGCTCGGCCCCGTCGAAGAGATCGAGGAAGCCCCGGTCGTGCCGATACCGGACCGGCGGGACTTTTGA
- a CDS encoding sulfurtransferase has translation MAQTLISAADAMSRLGDADTVFLDGSWTFPGGPQDGAEGCIPGSRPFDIDQVRDTANPLPHMLPDAETFTRHVRAMGINADSRLVIYDRFGLFSAARVWWMFKAMGHDQTQVLDGGLPAWVAAGGTIADSHDTSQQVGDFVACFKPERVIDRVGVEAAIRDGSAQILDSRGKARFTARVPEPRQGMRSGHMPGARNLPFTRLIGAGGRLAPDPALFESAGLDPHRPVITTCGSGVTACILSLALDCLGRQSAVYDGSWSEWGSRPDTEIETGRAPS, from the coding sequence ATGGCGCAGACCCTGATCTCCGCTGCTGACGCCATGTCCCGGCTGGGCGATGCCGACACGGTCTTTCTCGACGGCAGCTGGACCTTTCCCGGCGGGCCCCAGGACGGTGCCGAGGGATGCATTCCCGGCAGTCGGCCCTTCGACATCGACCAGGTCCGCGACACCGCCAATCCGTTGCCGCACATGCTGCCCGACGCCGAGACATTCACACGCCATGTTCGGGCGATGGGGATCAATGCCGACAGTCGCCTGGTCATCTATGACCGTTTCGGCCTGTTCAGCGCCGCCCGGGTTTGGTGGATGTTCAAGGCCATGGGGCATGACCAGACACAGGTTCTGGACGGCGGGCTGCCGGCCTGGGTCGCGGCCGGCGGCACCATCGCCGACAGCCATGATACCTCTCAACAGGTCGGAGATTTTGTCGCCTGCTTCAAACCCGAACGCGTCATTGATCGCGTCGGCGTGGAGGCGGCGATCCGCGATGGGTCGGCCCAGATTCTCGATTCGCGCGGCAAGGCCCGTTTCACCGCTCGGGTGCCGGAACCGCGCCAAGGCATGCGCAGCGGCCATATGCCCGGCGCGCGCAATCTGCCTTTCACCCGCCTGATCGGCGCCGGCGGGCGGCTTGCTCCGGACCCGGCACTGTTTGAAAGCGCGGGCCTCGATCCCCATCGACCGGTGATCACCACCTGCGGCTCCGGGGTCACGGCCTGCATCCTGTCACTGGCGCTGGATTGCCTTGGCCGGCAATCAGCCGTCTATGATGGCTCGTGGAGCGAATGGGGCAGCCGTCCCGACACCGAAATTGAAACAGGACGTGCGCCATCATGA
- a CDS encoding ETC complex I subunit yields the protein MFAKIYRPARNAMQSGRGKTKRWVLEFSPEMAKRADPLMGWTSSSDMRGQIKLDFDSQDDAVAYAKRQGIPFQVVEPQEPKRYSKSYSANFSADRKQPWSH from the coding sequence ATGTTCGCAAAGATTTACCGTCCCGCTCGCAATGCGATGCAATCCGGCCGTGGCAAGACCAAGCGCTGGGTGCTCGAATTCTCGCCGGAAATGGCCAAGCGGGCCGATCCCCTGATGGGGTGGACCTCCTCCTCGGACATGCGCGGTCAGATCAAGCTTGATTTCGACAGCCAGGACGATGCCGTGGCTTATGCCAAGCGTCAGGGCATCCCCTTCCAGGTCGTCGAACCGCAAGAGCCCAAGCGATACTCCAAATCCTATTCCGCCAATTTTTCGGCCGACAGAAAACAGCCCTGGTCGCACTAG
- the kdsA gene encoding 3-deoxy-8-phosphooctulonate synthase: MSQVNSVISIPRPGQSPIEIGNDRKLSIIAGPCQLESRQHGLDVSARLREIADRLDVGLIYKTSFDKANRTSASAQRGLGLEASLPVFEEIRETSGLPVLTDVHSEEQARIAATAVDVLQIPAFLCRQTDLLIAAAKTGKPINVKKGQFLAPWDMKNVIEKIAAAGNPDIMACERGASFGYNTLVSDMRSLPIMAQFGAPVVFDATHSVQQPGGQGTSSGGQREFVPTLARAAVAVGVAAVFIETHPDPDNAPSDGPNMVPLGEFEALVKRLLEFDALAKGY, translated from the coding sequence GTGAGCCAGGTCAATTCCGTCATTTCCATTCCGCGCCCCGGCCAGAGCCCGATCGAGATCGGCAATGACCGCAAGCTCTCCATCATCGCGGGCCCTTGCCAGCTTGAGAGCCGTCAGCATGGTCTGGACGTGTCCGCCCGGCTGCGCGAGATCGCCGATCGGCTGGATGTCGGCCTGATCTACAAGACCTCTTTCGACAAGGCCAACCGCACCAGTGCCAGCGCCCAGCGCGGACTGGGTCTCGAGGCCTCGCTGCCGGTGTTCGAGGAAATCCGGGAGACCAGCGGACTGCCGGTATTGACCGATGTGCACAGCGAAGAACAGGCGCGGATTGCCGCGACAGCTGTTGATGTTTTGCAGATCCCGGCCTTCCTGTGCCGTCAGACCGACCTCCTCATCGCCGCCGCCAAGACTGGCAAGCCGATCAATGTGAAGAAGGGGCAATTCCTGGCCCCCTGGGACATGAAGAATGTGATCGAGAAGATCGCGGCAGCGGGCAATCCCGACATCATGGCCTGCGAGCGCGGTGCCAGCTTTGGCTACAACACGCTGGTCTCGGACATGCGCTCACTGCCGATCATGGCGCAGTTCGGCGCGCCGGTGGTGTTCGACGCCACCCACTCGGTCCAGCAACCGGGCGGGCAGGGTACATCTTCGGGCGGTCAGCGTGAATTTGTGCCGACCCTGGCCCGGGCCGCCGTCGCGGTCGGCGTGGCGGCGGTCTTCATCGAGACCCATCCGGACCCGGACAACGCGCCGTCGGACGGCCCCAACATGGTGCCGCTGGGCGAGTTTGAAGCCTTGGTAAAGCGTCTGCTGGAGTTTGACGCCCTCGCCAAGGGCTACTGA
- a CDS encoding DUF502 domain-containing protein, translated as MFRWLRNSFLTGIVIATPLGVTLYLIVTFVGFVDNVVKPLIPARYNPETYLPADFTIPGLGVLIAVLLLTALGALAANIFGRTLIGLGDRILQGVPLVRNVYGALKQIMETVFSGKANSFKEVVLIEYPMKGLYVVAFVSAEGQGDLKHKISEDVIALFVPTTPNPTSGFLLYTPRSNTIHVDMSVEEAAKLIISFGMVTPDKLPDEVKASLPRAIVDPPKTD; from the coding sequence ATGTTTCGTTGGCTTCGCAACAGTTTCCTGACCGGCATCGTCATCGCCACACCTCTCGGCGTGACGCTGTATCTGATCGTCACATTCGTCGGCTTCGTCGACAATGTGGTCAAGCCCCTGATCCCGGCCCGTTACAACCCCGAGACCTATTTGCCCGCCGATTTCACCATTCCCGGCCTGGGTGTGTTGATCGCTGTTCTTCTGCTCACGGCGCTGGGTGCCCTGGCCGCCAATATTTTCGGCCGGACCCTGATCGGGCTGGGTGACCGCATCCTCCAGGGCGTTCCCCTGGTCCGCAATGTCTATGGTGCCCTGAAGCAGATCATGGAAACGGTGTTTTCCGGAAAGGCCAATTCGTTCAAGGAAGTGGTCCTGATCGAATACCCGATGAAGGGGCTTTATGTGGTCGCTTTTGTCTCTGCGGAGGGGCAGGGCGATCTCAAACACAAGATCAGCGAGGACGTCATCGCGCTCTTCGTGCCGACGACCCCCAACCCGACATCCGGCTTCCTCCTGTACACGCCACGCTCGAACACCATCCATGTGGACATGTCGGTCGAGGAAGCGGCCAAGCTGATCATTTCCTTCGGCATGGTGACGCCGGACAAGCTGCCGGACGAGGTCAAGGCGAGCTTGCCACGCGCGATTGTCGACCCGCCGAAGACGGACTAG
- a CDS encoding cryptochrome/photolyase family protein, with product MASSSATAAALVWFRRDLRLHDNPALWAAVRSGRPLVCAFIDDPDAVAQLAPGRASRWWLHHSLAALSRSIRQRGGQLVLRRGDTTSELVRLCGETGSSEVFWNRGDNPTRDSGDTALAARLADRGVKARGFASGTLFNPATHLNGSGKPYRVFTPFWKACLRAPEPSAALPAPDRLPGAAVTASDNLEDWSLRPQAPDWASGFSQDWEPGEDGALNRLEAFLANELADYPQSRDRPDEDGTSRLSPHLAWGEISPRTIWHTVRDHAERGGSFQGGEKFLSELGWRDFAIYLAHHFGSLRDENFNRQFDHFPWRSNPAGLDAWKRGQTGIPIVDAGMRQLWTTGWMHNRVRMITASFLIKHLGVHWRDGMAWFEDTLVDADLNVNAASWQWVAGSGADAAPYFRIFNPVTQGERFDPQGLYVHRWVPELTGLSGKAVHAPWTRPANELIAAGISLGQTYPAPVTDLKTGREQALDAYQTMKARAAETPEAASLETALGN from the coding sequence ATGGCAAGTTCAAGCGCCACCGCAGCAGCGCTGGTCTGGTTTCGGCGGGACCTGCGTTTGCACGATAACCCGGCATTGTGGGCGGCAGTCCGCAGTGGCCGACCGCTGGTCTGTGCTTTCATCGATGACCCGGATGCGGTCGCACAGCTGGCACCCGGACGCGCATCGCGATGGTGGCTGCACCATTCACTCGCGGCCCTGTCGCGGTCGATCCGCCAGCGCGGCGGCCAGCTTGTCCTGCGGCGGGGTGACACGACCAGCGAGCTGGTCCGGCTGTGCGGGGAAACGGGCAGCAGTGAAGTCTTTTGGAACCGGGGCGACAATCCGACCCGCGACAGCGGCGACACGGCACTGGCCGCCCGGCTCGCCGACCGCGGCGTGAAAGCGCGGGGCTTTGCGTCCGGCACACTGTTCAACCCGGCCACCCATCTCAATGGCAGCGGCAAGCCCTATCGTGTCTTCACCCCGTTCTGGAAAGCCTGCCTGCGGGCGCCTGAGCCGTCAGCCGCGCTGCCAGCCCCGGACAGACTGCCGGGCGCCGCCGTCACTGCCAGCGACAATCTCGAAGACTGGAGCCTGCGACCCCAGGCACCCGACTGGGCCAGCGGCTTCAGCCAGGACTGGGAACCGGGGGAAGATGGCGCCCTCAACAGGCTCGAGGCTTTCCTGGCCAATGAGCTTGCCGACTACCCGCAATCGCGTGACCGACCGGATGAGGACGGGACATCCCGTCTGTCACCGCATCTGGCCTGGGGCGAAATCTCGCCGCGCACGATCTGGCATACGGTCCGGGACCACGCCGAACGCGGCGGCAGTTTCCAGGGGGGCGAGAAATTCCTGTCCGAGCTGGGTTGGCGCGACTTTGCCATTTATCTCGCCCATCATTTCGGCAGCCTGCGGGACGAAAATTTCAACCGCCAGTTCGATCACTTCCCCTGGCGCAGCAATCCGGCCGGGCTGGATGCCTGGAAGCGCGGCCAGACCGGCATTCCCATTGTCGATGCCGGCATGCGCCAATTGTGGACGACCGGGTGGATGCACAACCGGGTCCGGATGATCACCGCCTCATTCCTGATCAAGCATCTCGGCGTGCACTGGCGCGACGGCATGGCCTGGTTCGAGGACACGCTTGTCGATGCCGACCTGAATGTAAACGCCGCCAGCTGGCAGTGGGTTGCCGGCTCCGGCGCCGATGCCGCGCCCTATTTCCGGATATTCAATCCGGTGACACAAGGTGAGCGCTTCGACCCGCAAGGCCTCTATGTCCACCGATGGGTCCCGGAATTGACCGGCCTGTCCGGCAAAGCGGTGCACGCGCCCTGGACCCGTCCGGCCAATGAATTGATCGCGGCCGGCATCTCCTTGGGCCAGACCTACCCCGCCCCCGTGACCGACCTGAAAACAGGCCGTGAACAGGCCCTGGACGCCTATCAGACGATGAAGGCACGGGCCGCGGAGACACCGGAAGCGGCAAGTTTGGAAACGGCGTTGGGCAACTAG
- a CDS encoding helix-turn-helix domain-containing protein has protein sequence MGHQFPLQIDQHVGARLRVGRIEFCLSQEALGERFGVSFHQIQKYERGAYRISASRLFVLANALLVPVQFFFDGLDDDGPQSAGSEDTDLYRFIASSAGVTLALAFSRIGNHEIRQRVIDLVHALAKQDGL, from the coding sequence TTGGGCCACCAGTTTCCTCTACAAATCGATCAACATGTCGGCGCTCGCTTGCGCGTCGGCAGGATCGAGTTCTGTCTAAGCCAAGAGGCACTTGGGGAGCGTTTCGGTGTCAGTTTTCACCAAATTCAGAAATATGAGCGAGGCGCATACCGGATCAGCGCCAGTCGCCTATTCGTTTTGGCGAATGCGCTCTTGGTGCCAGTGCAATTCTTTTTCGATGGACTAGATGATGATGGACCGCAATCCGCCGGTTCGGAAGACACCGATTTGTACCGATTTATTGCCAGTTCAGCTGGCGTGACCTTAGCCTTGGCATTCTCAAGAATAGGCAATCACGAAATCCGTCAAAGGGTAATAGATTTGGTGCACGCCCTTGCTAAACAGGATGGGCTTTGA
- the metC gene encoding cystathionine beta-lyase, with product MKDDTKLTRLGRPHDDRGQVNPSVARGSTMLAPSASALYDFPPGRKHYGRVGLETHDALRGALTELQGGAGCALTSSGLMANTLSILAATEAGGEVLAADCIYGPVRNFLTTQMSRYGVRTRFFAPQMGAEIGDLITDETQAILLESPGSLTMEMQDVPAIAKVARDKGVITIIDDTWSAGLTMKPLQLGVDYAVQALTKYVGGHSDLLMGAVVARDDALFQRLQTTERAFGFHTGPDDAYLALRGLRSMGVRMQRSAESSLTIAEWLAARAEVGAIRHPARSDHPDHALFKRDFSGACGLFAFEVPGWDIATSEHFLDALEVFGMGFSWGGYESLAIHCDPQLKRTKTAHKHDGALIRLSIGLEAPEDLIADLERGFMAVADRS from the coding sequence ATGAAGGACGACACCAAACTCACACGCCTCGGGCGGCCGCATGATGATCGCGGTCAGGTCAATCCGTCCGTGGCGCGAGGTTCGACCATGCTCGCCCCGTCAGCCTCCGCGCTCTATGATTTCCCGCCGGGCCGAAAGCATTATGGCCGGGTAGGACTGGAAACCCATGATGCGCTGCGTGGCGCGCTGACAGAGCTGCAGGGCGGGGCGGGCTGTGCCCTCACCTCGTCCGGCCTGATGGCCAACACCCTGTCCATCCTCGCCGCCACCGAGGCGGGCGGGGAAGTCCTCGCAGCCGATTGCATCTATGGTCCGGTGCGCAATTTCCTGACCACACAGATGTCGCGCTATGGCGTCAGGACCCGCTTCTTCGCTCCGCAAATGGGCGCGGAGATCGGCGATCTCATCACCGATGAGACCCAGGCCATCCTGCTGGAAAGCCCGGGCTCACTGACCATGGAAATGCAGGACGTGCCGGCCATCGCCAAAGTGGCGCGGGACAAAGGCGTCATCACTATCATCGACGATACCTGGAGTGCCGGGCTGACGATGAAACCGCTGCAACTGGGCGTCGATTACGCTGTCCAGGCGCTGACCAAATATGTCGGTGGTCATTCCGACCTGCTGATGGGCGCGGTTGTTGCCCGGGACGACGCCCTGTTCCAGCGTCTTCAGACCACCGAGCGGGCGTTTGGTTTCCACACCGGCCCGGATGACGCCTATCTCGCCCTGCGCGGCCTGCGTTCGATGGGCGTGCGCATGCAACGCAGCGCCGAGAGCAGCCTCACCATCGCCGAATGGCTAGCGGCCCGCGCCGAAGTCGGCGCCATCCGCCATCCGGCCCGGTCCGATCATCCCGACCACGCCCTGTTCAAACGTGACTTCAGCGGTGCCTGCGGCCTGTTCGCCTTTGAGGTGCCCGGCTGGGATATCGCGACCTCGGAGCATTTCCTCGACGCGCTGGAGGTCTTTGGCATGGGCTTTTCCTGGGGCGGCTATGAAAGCCTCGCCATCCATTGCGACCCGCAACTGAAACGCACCAAGACCGCCCACAAGCATGACGGCGCCCTGATCCGCCTGTCGATTGGCCTGGAAGCACCAGAAGACCTGATCGCCGACCTGGAGCGGGGGTTCATGGCTGTGGCGGATCGATCCTGA
- a CDS encoding DUF6134 family protein produces the protein MIMTRTCLRLLATACLTVLSLVQPARAETPRDLAFDVYRNGSAFGEHVVRFDDRADGALQVMVDIALRVGFGPLTVFRYEHEAEEIWVDEDLVSLSASTLKDGERVRVSLTRGDTRNEALADLIPSSHWSGYPPGLPAVLNTETGEPMPVEIEELGIETIRTQAGQIEARRIRMTGSVVVDLWYDLDGRWVGCAFSVRGQVIEYRLRDS, from the coding sequence ATGATCATGACCCGAACCTGTTTGCGCCTGTTGGCCACAGCCTGCCTGACCGTGCTGAGCCTCGTCCAGCCTGCCCGGGCTGAGACGCCCCGCGACCTCGCCTTCGATGTCTATCGCAATGGCTCAGCCTTTGGTGAGCATGTGGTGCGATTTGATGATCGGGCCGACGGGGCGCTCCAGGTCATGGTCGACATTGCGTTGCGGGTCGGCTTCGGTCCGTTGACCGTTTTCCGGTATGAGCATGAGGCCGAGGAGATCTGGGTCGATGAAGACCTGGTCAGCCTGTCGGCCTCGACCTTGAAGGATGGCGAACGGGTTCGCGTCAGTCTCACGCGCGGCGATACGCGCAATGAAGCGCTGGCCGACCTGATCCCGTCCAGCCACTGGTCTGGCTACCCGCCCGGCCTGCCGGCGGTCCTCAATACCGAGACCGGCGAGCCGATGCCGGTCGAGATCGAGGAATTGGGCATTGAGACGATCCGCACGCAAGCTGGGCAGATCGAGGCCCGCCGGATCCGGATGACCGGATCGGTTGTCGTCGACCTCTGGTATGACCTGGACGGCCGCTGGGTGGGCTGTGCCTTTTCCGTCCGTGGTCAGGTTATCGAATACCGTCTGCGCGACAGCTAG
- a CDS encoding 6-pyruvoyl trahydropterin synthase family protein, which yields MAHLSTKSYGNERGLTCCSRQWAADSHCALLHGYSFGFNFVFAAEQLDKRGWVLDFGKGGFGPIKDWLHEMFDHTLLIAEDDPERPVLEALGERGLARVKVVPGTSCERMAEMAFHKASQVVKAATGGRCWVESVECSEHASNSAIYRSATAMTRLVDVERMQDALTQD from the coding sequence ATGGCCCATTTGTCGACCAAGTCCTATGGCAATGAGCGCGGACTGACCTGTTGCTCCCGGCAATGGGCGGCCGACAGTCATTGCGCCCTGTTGCACGGTTATTCCTTTGGCTTCAATTTCGTCTTTGCGGCCGAACAGCTCGACAAGCGCGGCTGGGTCCTGGATTTCGGCAAGGGCGGCTTTGGTCCGATCAAGGATTGGCTGCACGAGATGTTCGACCATACGCTTCTGATTGCTGAAGACGATCCGGAGCGCCCCGTTCTGGAAGCGCTCGGCGAGCGTGGCCTGGCCCGCGTGAAGGTCGTGCCCGGCACCAGTTGTGAGCGGATGGCCGAGATGGCGTTCCACAAGGCGTCGCAGGTCGTGAAGGCCGCAACCGGCGGGCGGTGCTGGGTTGAATCGGTGGAGTGTTCAGAACACGCGTCCAATTCTGCGATCTATCGATCGGCCACTGCGATGACTCGTCTGGTCGATGTCGAGCGTATGCAGGATGCCCTGACGCAGGACTGA